From the genome of Anopheles merus strain MAF chromosome X, AmerM5.1, whole genome shotgun sequence, one region includes:
- the LOC121595629 gene encoding acetylcholine receptor subunit beta-like 1, whose translation MRPSVLILSVLLALQHYLGMGSCSEDEERLVRDLFRGYNKLIRPVQNMTQKVDVRFGLAFVQLINVNEKNQIMKSNVWLRLVWSDYQLQWDEADYGGIGVLRLPPDKVWKPDIVLFNNADGNYEVRYKSNVLIYPNGEVLWVPPAIYQSSCTIDVTYFPFDQQTCIMKFGSWTFNGDQVSLALYNNKNFVDLSDYWKSGTWDIIEVPAYLNVYEGNPTETDITFYIIIRRKTLFYTVNLILPTVLISFLCVLVFYLPAEAGEKVTLGISILLSLVVFLLLVSKILPPTSLVLPLIAKYLLFTFIMNTVSILVTVIIINWNFRGPRTHRMPMWIRSVFLHYLPAMLLMKRPRKTRLRWMMEMPGMSVPPQPHTHPSYGSPAEIPKHISALGAKQSKMEVMELSDLHHPNCKMNRKLNSGDLGIGADSCRRESESSDSILLSPEASKATEAVEFIAEHLRNEDLYIQTREDWKYVAMVIDRLQLYIFFIVTTAGTVGILMDAPHIFEYVDQDRIIEIYRGK comes from the exons ATGCGTCCGAGTGTGCTAATCCTGTCGGTGCTGTTAGCACTGCAGCACTATCTAGGGATGG GGTCCTGTTCCGAGGACGAGGAACGGCTGGTGCGTGACCTGTTTCGCGGTTACAACAAGCTCATTCGCCCGGTACAAAACATGACACAGAAGGTGGACGTGCGGTTCGGACTCGCCTTCGTGCAGCTGATTAACGTG AACGAAAAGAATCAGATTATGAAATCGAACGTGTGGTTGCGGTTGGTGTGGAGCGACTACCAGCTGCAGTGGGACGAGGCTGATTACGGCGGCATCGGTGTACTGCGGCTGCCCCCAGACAAGGTCTGGAAGCCGGACATTGTGCTATTCAACAA TGCCGATGGTAACTACGAGGTGCGCTACAAATCAAACGTGCTGATCTACCCGAACGGTGAGGTACTGTGGGTACCGCCCGCCATCTATCAAAGCTCCTGCACGATCGACGTCACCTACTTCCCGTTCGACCAGCAGACCTGCATCATGAAGTTCGGTTCGTGGACGTTCAACGGTGATCAGGTGTCGCTAGCCCTCTACAACAACAAGAACTTCGTCGACCTGTCCGACTACTGGAAGTCGGGCACGTGGGACATCATCGAAGTGCCCGCCTACCTCAACGTGTACGAGGGCAACCCGACCGAGACGGACATCACGTTCTACATCATTATCCGGCGCAAGACGCTCTTCTACACGGTCAACTTGATACTGCCCACCGTGCTGATCTCGTTCTTGTGCGTGCTCGTCTTCTACCTGCCTGCCGAGGCGGGTGAAAAGGTGACGCTCGGCATCAGCATTCTCCTGTCACTGGTTGTGTTTCTCTTGCTGGTGTCGAAAATTTTGCCACCCACCTCGCTGGTGCTGCCACTGATCGCCAAGTATCTGCTGTTCACCTTCATCATGAACACGGTCTCGATCTTGGTGacggtcatcatcatcaactggAACTTCCGCGGTCCGCGCACGCACCGGATGCCGATGTGGATCCGGTCCGTCTTTCTGCACTATCTGCCCGcgatgctgctgatgaagCGCCCGCGCAAGACGCGCCTGCGCTGGATGATGGAGATGCCGGGCATGAGCGTGCCGCCGCAACCACACACCCACCCGTCGTATGGGTCGCCCGCCGAGATACCGAAGCACATTAGTGCGCTCGGCGCGAAGCAGTCGAAGATGGAGGTGATGGAACTGTCCGATCTACACCATCCGAACTGCAAGATGAACCGGAAGCTGAACAGTGGCGATCTCGGCATCGGCGCGGATAGCTGCCGCCGGGAGAGCGAAAGCTCTGACTCAATCTTGCTGTCGCCCGAGGCTAGTAAGGCGACCGAGGCAGTCGAGTTCATAGCCGAGCATCTGCGCAACGAAGATCTGTACATACAG ACACGGGAGGATTGGAAGTACGTCGCGATGGTGATCGATCGGTTGCAGCTTTACATTTTCTTCATCGTCACCACGGCCGGCACGGTCGGTATACTGATGGATGCGCCGCACATCTTCGAGTACGTCGATCAGGACCGCATCATCGAGATCTACCGTGGCAAGTAA
- the LOC121597091 gene encoding receptor-binding cancer antigen expressed on SiSo cells: MITELVMNRIRQLLLAIVGVLKRAMCCFARRRKLSASECEVLSAVSVDRYPAGGRTTAGGKNVPEKDWNSWDDSPRTVEEHIERYRETLAQPPSPTEPQPEVDYFQDMAPQISSQPKVCIATETEPTDFSRLVAKIDIPVVNELEDWNEGERSGWDDADETTTKQLIRETRKELRAQRHQQNRHQLESSYA, translated from the exons ATGATCACAGAGCTGGTGATGAACCGGATCAGGCAACTGCTGCTAGCGATTGTGGGCGTGCTGAAGCGGGCGATGTGTTGTTTTGCCCGCCGCCGAAAGCTGTCCGCGAGCGAGTGCGAGGTGCTGAGCGCGGTCAGCGTCGACCGGTATCCGGCCGGCGGCCGCACCACAGCCGGCGGCAAGAACGTCCCCGAGAAGGACTGGAACTCGTGGGACGATTCGCCCCGCACGGTCGAGGAGCACATCGAGCGGTACCGGGAAACGCTGGCTCAGCCGCCGTCCCCGACCGAGCCGCAGCCGGAGGTAGACTACTTTCAGGACATGGCGCCGCAGATCTCCTCCCAGCCGAAGGTGTGCATCGCGACCGAAACCGAGCCTACCGACTTTAGCCGTCTGGTGGCCAAAATTGACATTCCTGTTGTG AACGAGCTAGAAGACTGGAACGAGGGCGAGCGGAGTGGGTGGGACGATGCAGACGAAACGACCACCAAACAGTTGATACGGGAAACGAGGAAAGAGCTGCGGGCCCAGCGGCATCAGCAGAACCGACACCAGCTCGAATCGTCCTACGCATGA